A single window of Archangium gephyra DNA harbors:
- a CDS encoding ABC transporter permease: MAFNRAAAIVLRQFYLIRGSPSRIFPLFVWVAIDMVLWGFMSRYLNSVTAPGLDFVPALLGAVLLWDFLTRVMQGVTMAFFEDVWSRNFLNIFATPLSITEYVGGLVLSSIATSSIGLMVMLLVAGAAFGLSLLSYGLLLVPFLLVLFLFGIALGIFGAAVVLRLGPSAEWFVWPIPAVVSPFAGVFYPLATLPEWMRAVSHLLPPSYVFEGMRTIVAGGAFSGTTLLWGVGLAVLYILLASWFFTRVYRHAVRTGLIARYSAESVS; this comes from the coding sequence ATGGCCTTCAACCGCGCCGCCGCCATCGTCCTGCGCCAGTTCTATCTCATCCGCGGGAGCCCCTCGCGCATCTTCCCGCTCTTCGTGTGGGTGGCCATCGACATGGTGCTGTGGGGCTTCATGTCCCGCTACCTCAACAGCGTCACCGCGCCGGGCCTGGACTTCGTCCCCGCGCTCCTGGGCGCCGTGCTGCTCTGGGACTTCCTCACCCGCGTCATGCAGGGCGTCACCATGGCGTTCTTCGAGGACGTGTGGTCGCGCAACTTCCTCAACATCTTCGCCACGCCGCTCTCCATCACCGAGTATGTCGGCGGCCTCGTGCTCTCGAGCATCGCGACGAGCTCCATCGGGCTCATGGTGATGCTGCTGGTGGCGGGGGCGGCGTTCGGCCTTTCCCTGCTCAGCTACGGCCTCCTGCTCGTGCCCTTCCTGCTGGTGCTCTTCCTCTTTGGCATCGCCCTGGGCATCTTCGGCGCCGCCGTGGTGCTCCGGCTCGGGCCGTCCGCGGAGTGGTTCGTCTGGCCCATTCCCGCGGTCGTTTCGCCCTTCGCGGGCGTCTTCTATCCGCTCGCGACGCTCCCGGAGTGGATGCGTGCCGTCTCCCACCTGCTGCCGCCCTCCTACGTCTTCGAGGGCATGCGGACGATCGTCGCGGGGGGTGCCTTCTCGGGGACGACCCTGCTCTGGGGCGTGGGGCTCGCCGTGCTCTACATCCTGCTGGCGAGCTGGTTCTTCACCCGCGTCTACCGCCATGCCGTGCGCACCGGCCTCATCGCCCGCTACAGCGCCGAGAGTGTGAGCTAG
- a CDS encoding MEDS domain-containing protein codes for MGDVTIAGRKLHHFHIAAFFRSREEEYEVLGSYIREGIDAGEKAIHICDPSLKHDHLQHLERMGVPIGDCTRTGQLEVMGWNDAYLKAGRFDGDSMMALLEEAVMTSQAEGFSRVRLMGHMEWALEDRPGVARFAEYEARINHLLNRLRQPAICIYDLNRFDGSAVMDVLRTHPYALVDGVLRENPFYVPPEQLLGTSIPDSHA; via the coding sequence ATGGGGGACGTGACCATCGCGGGAAGGAAGCTCCACCATTTTCACATCGCCGCGTTCTTCCGGTCCCGTGAGGAAGAATACGAGGTGCTCGGCTCCTATATCCGCGAGGGGATCGACGCGGGCGAGAAGGCGATCCACATCTGCGATCCCAGCCTGAAACATGATCACCTCCAGCACCTGGAGCGGATGGGTGTCCCCATCGGCGACTGCACGAGGACGGGGCAGCTCGAGGTGATGGGGTGGAACGACGCCTACCTCAAGGCGGGCCGGTTCGATGGGGACTCGATGATGGCGCTCCTCGAGGAGGCGGTGATGACGAGCCAGGCCGAGGGCTTCTCCCGCGTGCGCCTGATGGGCCACATGGAGTGGGCGCTCGAGGATCGGCCGGGGGTGGCCCGCTTCGCCGAGTACGAGGCGCGCATCAACCACCTGCTCAACCGGCTGCGGCAGCCCGCCATCTGCATCTACGATCTCAACCGCTTCGACGGCTCGGCGGTCATGGACGTGCTGCGGACCCACCCCTACGCGCTCGTCGATGGCGTGCTCCGCGAGAATCCGTTCTACGTCCCACCCGAGCAGCTGCTCGGAACCTCCATCCCGGACAGCCACGCCTGA
- a CDS encoding ATP-binding protein — protein sequence MERTHFRLSEIAEQGALALRRQVNDLFGVLDLSSSWQGREPEEFARGTLEVLVSRLRLDVALLKLHGPEGVLESCFPPDLDREALLAAGEGAANPEPPATFELPRPNVLGRTTVRLATATPLGEPGTIVVGSWRQNFPTPHERHLLQLIANQAALALQSSREARARQKLAEERGRLQRVNSVLSMLHSVSDGLSRTHTFGQVADVILSWGLDAMGANAGSMFLADENGGGLRLIRAVGYPESMLRDYEHIPVDADLPLADAFRQKRGLFRNDYRGRPICYASVPLLVDDRCLGALGFNFPEPRPFEDDERAFIQALAHQAAQACDRARLLEAERRARLMAEARQLRADLLAEASAMLSSSLDLEAALTWVANLLVPGFADWVVIQRVERTPAGTDEKATLAIHREPVKAGLAREWGLSLLETWSEPRSCITNNSVLAPIAARGRVLGAIVLGAEEVGRYDTEALELVEALGLRAGVALDNARLYEEAREADRRKDEFLAMLGHELRNPLSPMVTALQLMRMKDGSTSQRERTIIERQVEHLTRLVDDLLDVSRITRGKVQLKRGRIDLTAVLLKAAEMASPLLEQRAHFLELPPPAGPLVVDGDPARLAQVLANLLNNAAKYTDPGGRIVVTAVGEGEQAVVRVRDNGAGIAPGILPRIFDMFVQEGRSIDRSQGGLGLGLAIVRSLVELHGGTVSVHSEGLGRGSEFVVRLPLAAPRHAGAEDEDRSPPPEAAAVQEDPGSVRLLLVDDNRDAVELLTEFLGSKGYVTRMALDGPTGLEAASAFQPHIALLDVGLPVMDGYELASRLRQEPSLKGIKLVAITGYGQDSDRHRAHAAGFDLHLVKPIEPGQLLRILRELVQVPVEAEVRD from the coding sequence GTGGAGCGCACCCACTTTCGTCTGTCGGAGATCGCCGAGCAGGGAGCGCTCGCGCTTCGCCGTCAGGTCAATGATCTGTTCGGCGTGCTCGATCTGTCTTCCTCGTGGCAGGGCAGGGAGCCGGAGGAGTTCGCCCGGGGCACCCTCGAGGTCCTCGTGTCCCGGTTGCGCCTGGACGTCGCGCTGCTGAAGCTCCACGGACCGGAGGGAGTGCTGGAGAGCTGCTTTCCCCCGGACCTGGACCGTGAGGCGCTCCTGGCCGCGGGCGAGGGGGCGGCGAACCCGGAGCCACCGGCGACCTTCGAGCTGCCACGGCCGAACGTCCTTGGCCGGACCACGGTCCGCCTGGCCACGGCCACTCCCCTGGGCGAGCCCGGGACGATCGTCGTCGGCTCCTGGCGGCAGAACTTCCCCACGCCACACGAGCGGCACCTGTTGCAGTTGATCGCCAACCAGGCGGCGCTCGCGCTGCAGTCGAGCCGTGAGGCGCGGGCGCGGCAGAAGCTCGCCGAGGAGCGGGGCCGTCTCCAGCGCGTGAACTCCGTGCTGTCGATGCTCCACTCCGTCTCGGATGGGCTCTCGCGGACGCACACCTTCGGCCAGGTGGCGGACGTCATCCTCTCCTGGGGATTGGACGCCATGGGCGCCAACGCGGGGAGCATGTTCCTGGCCGACGAGAACGGGGGCGGGCTGCGGCTGATCCGCGCCGTGGGCTACCCCGAGTCGATGCTGCGTGACTACGAGCACATCCCGGTGGACGCCGATCTGCCGCTCGCGGACGCCTTCCGCCAGAAGCGGGGCCTCTTCCGCAATGACTATCGGGGCCGTCCCATCTGCTACGCCTCCGTGCCCCTGCTGGTGGATGACCGGTGTCTGGGCGCGCTCGGCTTCAACTTCCCCGAGCCCCGGCCCTTCGAGGACGACGAGCGCGCCTTCATCCAGGCCCTGGCCCATCAGGCGGCCCAGGCGTGTGATCGCGCCCGGTTGCTGGAGGCCGAGCGGCGGGCCCGCCTCATGGCGGAGGCCCGGCAGCTGCGGGCGGATCTCCTGGCTGAAGCGAGCGCGATGCTCAGCTCGTCGTTGGATCTGGAGGCGGCGCTCACCTGGGTGGCCAATCTCCTGGTGCCCGGGTTCGCTGACTGGGTCGTCATCCAGAGGGTGGAGCGCACCCCGGCGGGGACCGACGAGAAGGCGACGCTGGCCATCCATCGCGAGCCGGTGAAGGCCGGGCTGGCGCGGGAGTGGGGCCTCTCCCTGCTCGAGACGTGGAGCGAGCCGCGCTCCTGCATCACGAACAACTCGGTCCTGGCGCCGATCGCCGCGCGGGGCCGGGTGCTCGGGGCCATCGTCCTGGGCGCCGAGGAGGTGGGCCGCTACGACACCGAGGCCCTGGAGCTCGTCGAGGCGCTGGGGCTGCGCGCGGGCGTGGCGCTCGACAATGCCCGCCTCTACGAGGAGGCGCGCGAGGCGGACCGCCGCAAGGACGAGTTCCTCGCCATGCTCGGCCATGAGCTGCGCAATCCGCTCTCGCCCATGGTCACGGCCCTCCAGTTGATGCGGATGAAGGACGGCTCCACCTCCCAGCGCGAGCGGACCATCATCGAGCGGCAGGTGGAGCACCTCACCCGGCTCGTCGATGACCTGCTCGACGTGTCGCGCATCACCCGTGGAAAGGTCCAGCTCAAGCGGGGGCGCATCGATCTCACGGCCGTGTTGCTCAAGGCCGCCGAGATGGCGAGCCCCCTGTTGGAGCAGCGCGCGCACTTCCTGGAACTGCCCCCGCCAGCCGGTCCGCTCGTCGTGGACGGGGATCCGGCCCGGCTCGCCCAGGTGCTGGCGAATCTCCTCAACAACGCGGCGAAGTACACGGATCCCGGCGGGCGCATCGTCGTCACCGCGGTGGGCGAGGGAGAGCAGGCGGTGGTGCGGGTGCGGGACAATGGCGCCGGCATCGCGCCTGGCATCCTCCCGAGGATCTTCGACATGTTCGTCCAGGAGGGCCGGTCCATCGATCGGTCCCAGGGAGGGCTCGGCCTGGGCCTGGCCATCGTGCGCAGTCTGGTCGAGCTGCATGGCGGCACCGTCTCGGTCCACAGCGAGGGCCTGGGCCGTGGGAGCGAGTTCGTGGTCCGTCTGCCGCTCGCCGCACCGCGGCATGCCGGCGCCGAGGACGAGGACCGGAGCCCCCCTCCCGAGGCGGCCGCCGTGCAGGAGGACCCCGGCTCCGTGCGGCTGCTCCTGGTGGATGACAACCGGGACGCGGTCGAGCTGCTCACCGAGTTCCTGGGCTCGAAGGGGTACGTCACCCGGATGGCCCTGGATGGACCCACCGGGCTCGAGGCGGCCAGCGCGTTCCAGCCCCACATCGCGCTGCTGGACGTGGGCCTTCCGGTGATGGATGGCTACGAGCTGGCGTCGAGGCTCCGCCAGGAGCCCTCCCTGAAGGGCATCAAGCTGGTGGCCATCACGGGGTACGGACAGGACTCCGACCGTCACCGGGCCCATGCGGCGGGTTTCGACCTCCACCTGGTCAAGCCCATCGAGCCCGGCCAGCTGCTCCGCATCCTCCGGGAACTGGTCCAGGTGCCCGTGGAGGCGGAAGTTCGGGATTAA
- a CDS encoding M13 family metallopeptidase, translated as MKFQNRRFPSATRVVLTASASALLAACVTSAPMDKKAAAPPAHGSFGIDTAGMDTAVAPGDSFYRYVNGTWLDKTEIPADRSSYGMFTKLAEEASRRTRALIEEAASTNAPAGSEVRKLGDLFASFMDEAGIEAKGLAPIQPELERIAAITTRKELSAALGDTLRADVDALNTGDVDTDRLFGLWVTQDMNEPSRYAAYLLQGGLGLPDRDYYLVDNARFSEVRQKYQQHIAAMLGLAGIPDAEARARRIFELERELARVHWSQVDTQDVAKVNNPWPRSEFAKRAPGLDWDAYFEAAGLGKQQEFIIWQPSALTGISKLVGSEPVQTWKDYLAFHALERGAPFLSKAFVDESFAFSGRVLSGAQQLRERWKRGVDVTSGAMGEAIGKLYVEKYFPPEAKAEADKMVRNIVTAFGQRIDALAWMSPETKARAKEKLGTLQVGIGHPAKWRDYSGLEIVRGDAYGNAERASRFEYQRNLAKLGKPVDRSEWFMPPQLVNALNSPQQNSIIFPAAILQPPFFDPNADPAVNYGGIGTVIGHEIVHSFDDVGAQFDAQGKLANWWTKEDAAKFKAAGEALVAQYNTYRPLPDLAVNGELTLGENIADIAGVAIALDGYRLSLGGKPAPVLEGFSGEQRFFLGFGQVWRNKYREPYLRRILMTDGHSPGEYRASTVRNIDAWYQAFGATPGQTLYLTPEQRVRIW; from the coding sequence ATGAAATTCCAGAACCGACGTTTCCCGAGTGCCACGCGCGTGGTGCTCACGGCCAGTGCCTCCGCGTTGCTCGCCGCGTGTGTCACCTCCGCACCCATGGACAAGAAGGCCGCCGCGCCTCCCGCCCATGGCAGCTTCGGTATCGACACCGCCGGGATGGACACGGCCGTGGCGCCCGGCGACAGCTTCTACCGCTACGTCAATGGCACGTGGCTCGACAAGACGGAGATCCCCGCGGACCGCTCCAGCTACGGCATGTTCACGAAGTTGGCGGAGGAGGCGAGCCGCCGCACCCGTGCGCTGATCGAGGAGGCCGCGAGCACCAACGCTCCCGCGGGCAGCGAGGTGCGCAAGCTGGGAGATCTCTTCGCCAGCTTCATGGACGAGGCGGGCATCGAGGCCAAGGGGCTGGCACCGATCCAGCCCGAGCTCGAGCGCATCGCCGCCATCACCACCCGCAAGGAGCTGTCCGCGGCCCTCGGGGACACGCTGCGCGCCGATGTCGACGCGCTCAACACGGGGGATGTCGACACGGATCGGCTCTTCGGCCTCTGGGTGACCCAGGACATGAACGAGCCGTCGCGCTACGCCGCCTACCTGCTGCAGGGCGGCCTGGGCCTGCCGGACCGTGACTACTACCTCGTGGACAACGCCCGGTTCTCCGAGGTGCGCCAGAAGTACCAGCAGCACATCGCCGCCATGCTGGGCCTGGCGGGCATCCCCGACGCGGAGGCCCGGGCCAGGCGCATCTTCGAGCTCGAGCGGGAGCTCGCCCGGGTGCACTGGAGCCAGGTGGACACGCAGGACGTGGCCAAGGTCAACAACCCCTGGCCCCGGAGCGAGTTCGCGAAGCGCGCGCCGGGCCTCGACTGGGACGCCTACTTCGAGGCCGCGGGACTCGGGAAGCAGCAGGAGTTCATCATCTGGCAGCCGAGCGCGCTGACGGGGATCTCGAAGCTCGTGGGCAGCGAGCCGGTGCAGACCTGGAAGGACTACCTGGCCTTCCACGCCCTCGAGCGTGGCGCGCCCTTCCTGTCCAAGGCCTTCGTGGACGAGAGCTTCGCGTTCTCCGGCCGTGTGCTCTCCGGAGCGCAGCAGCTGCGCGAGCGCTGGAAGCGCGGTGTCGACGTCACCAGCGGCGCGATGGGGGAGGCGATCGGCAAGCTGTACGTGGAGAAGTACTTCCCGCCGGAGGCCAAGGCGGAGGCGGACAAGATGGTGCGCAACATCGTCACGGCGTTCGGCCAGCGCATCGACGCGCTGGCGTGGATGTCCCCGGAGACGAAGGCGCGCGCGAAGGAGAAGCTGGGCACGCTCCAGGTGGGCATCGGCCACCCGGCGAAGTGGCGGGACTACTCGGGGCTGGAGATCGTGCGGGGGGATGCCTACGGCAACGCCGAGCGCGCCTCGCGTTTCGAGTACCAGCGCAACCTGGCCAAGCTGGGCAAGCCGGTGGACCGGTCCGAGTGGTTCATGCCGCCGCAGCTGGTGAACGCGCTGAACTCCCCGCAGCAGAACTCCATCATCTTCCCCGCGGCCATCCTGCAGCCGCCCTTCTTCGATCCGAACGCGGATCCGGCGGTGAACTACGGCGGCATCGGCACCGTCATCGGGCATGAGATCGTGCACAGCTTCGACGACGTGGGCGCGCAGTTCGACGCCCAGGGCAAGCTGGCCAACTGGTGGACGAAGGAGGACGCGGCGAAGTTCAAGGCCGCCGGTGAGGCGCTCGTCGCGCAATACAACACGTACCGCCCGCTGCCGGACCTCGCGGTGAATGGCGAGCTGACCCTGGGAGAGAACATCGCCGACATCGCCGGGGTGGCGATTGCCCTCGATGGCTACCGGCTGTCGCTGGGCGGCAAGCCGGCACCGGTGCTCGAGGGCTTCTCCGGCGAGCAGCGCTTCTTCCTCGGCTTCGGGCAGGTGTGGCGCAACAAGTACCGCGAGCCGTACCTGCGCCGCATCCTGATGACGGACGGGCACTCCCCGGGTGAGTACCGCGCCTCGACGGTGCGCAACATCGACGCGTGGTACCAGGCCTTCGGGGCCACGCCCGGGCAGACGCTCTACCTCACGCCCGAGCAGCGCGTGCGCATCTGGTAG
- a CDS encoding ferritin-like domain-containing protein, whose protein sequence is MIRLQRSYVRGLKSPTPETVRKALQNAVELEHATIPVYLYGLYSLDAARNKAIADILQSVVVEEMLHMTLASNVLNALGGAPVIDKPGFIPSFPGPLPGSVEKGLVVHLRPFSQDQLTTYLQIEEPDKPIDIKGDAAAQDDGITIGQFYTKISEAIAVLGNKAFVKPPRHQVDSSLMRGAIVVTDVASAQAAIQTIIDQGEGTTTSPEESAKSDEPAHYYRFSQILAGAMLEPAPGKNPPWSYSGAPVLLDAGGVYPLPGDPKAANYPAGSAQAFANDNFNYTYTSLLKALHALFNGQNNREQMNNAIGLMMSLKGQAKAMMAGIPNPSGPYVGPSFEYQPVNPARR, encoded by the coding sequence ATGATCCGTCTTCAACGCTCTTATGTCAGGGGCCTGAAATCGCCCACTCCGGAGACCGTCCGGAAGGCACTGCAGAACGCGGTCGAGCTGGAGCACGCCACGATTCCCGTCTACCTCTACGGGCTCTACTCGCTCGATGCGGCCAGGAACAAGGCCATCGCGGACATCCTCCAATCCGTCGTGGTCGAAGAGATGCTGCACATGACGCTGGCCTCGAACGTGCTCAACGCGCTCGGAGGAGCTCCCGTCATCGACAAGCCCGGGTTCATCCCGTCCTTTCCCGGTCCGCTGCCAGGCAGCGTCGAGAAAGGGTTGGTCGTGCATCTGCGGCCGTTCTCGCAGGATCAGCTGACGACCTACCTGCAGATCGAGGAACCGGACAAGCCGATCGACATCAAGGGAGATGCGGCGGCACAAGACGACGGCATCACGATCGGCCAGTTCTACACGAAGATCTCCGAGGCCATCGCGGTGCTCGGCAACAAGGCCTTCGTCAAGCCGCCGCGCCACCAGGTGGATTCGTCGTTGATGCGGGGGGCGATCGTGGTCACGGATGTCGCGTCGGCGCAGGCCGCGATCCAGACCATCATCGATCAGGGCGAAGGCACCACCACTTCGCCGGAAGAGAGCGCGAAAAGCGACGAGCCGGCGCATTACTACCGCTTTTCGCAGATCCTCGCCGGCGCCATGCTGGAGCCCGCGCCGGGCAAGAACCCGCCGTGGTCCTACAGCGGTGCCCCGGTGCTGTTGGACGCGGGAGGCGTCTATCCCCTGCCCGGCGACCCGAAGGCCGCCAATTACCCCGCGGGCTCGGCACAGGCCTTCGCCAACGACAACTTCAACTACACGTACACCAGCCTGCTGAAGGCGCTCCACGCGCTGTTCAACGGCCAGAACAACCGGGAGCAGATGAACAACGCGATTGGCCTGATGATGTCCTTGAAAGGTCAGGCCAAGGCGATGATGGCGGGCATTCCGAACCCCTCGGGCCCGTATGTCGGCCCGAGTTTCGAGTACCAGCCCGTCAACCCGGCGAGGCGCTGA
- a CDS encoding ornithine cyclodeaminase family protein — MTSHPPTLYLDDASVRRLLPLGKLLEGMRRALIDLSEGRVVQPLRSVMELPQFEGMLFLKPAMTGEALATKLITLYPGNPGRGLPTLLATIVLMDPRTGRTLAVMDGTWITELRTAAVSAVAVDALTTPGPKVVAMLGSGALARSHALALRAVRPVSELRIWSRDPDNVARCAAEVGGRACATAEEAVRGADIVCTVTNATEPVLRGAWLKPGAFVAAIGAPRPTWRELDDEAMRNLVIADSRHAAEHESGDVIHSRAPIHAELGELLGGKAPAPGAGRTIIFKALGQAVEDAVAAHLVYSAALAERHAATNTGEG, encoded by the coding sequence ATGACGTCCCACCCACCCACCCTGTACCTGGATGATGCCTCGGTGCGTCGGCTGCTGCCCCTGGGCAAGCTGCTCGAGGGGATGCGCCGCGCGCTGATCGACCTGTCCGAAGGCCGTGTCGTGCAGCCGCTTCGCAGCGTGATGGAGTTGCCGCAGTTCGAGGGCATGCTCTTCCTCAAGCCGGCGATGACGGGCGAGGCGCTCGCCACCAAGCTGATCACGCTGTATCCGGGCAACCCGGGGCGGGGGCTTCCGACCCTGCTCGCCACCATCGTCCTGATGGATCCGCGGACCGGCCGGACCCTGGCGGTCATGGACGGCACGTGGATCACCGAGCTGCGGACCGCCGCGGTCTCCGCGGTGGCCGTCGACGCGCTGACCACGCCGGGCCCCAAGGTGGTGGCGATGCTGGGCAGCGGAGCCCTGGCGCGCAGCCACGCGCTCGCGCTGCGTGCGGTGCGGCCGGTCTCGGAGCTCCGCATCTGGAGCCGCGATCCGGACAACGTCGCGCGCTGCGCCGCCGAGGTGGGCGGCCGGGCCTGCGCCACCGCCGAGGAGGCGGTGCGAGGCGCCGACATCGTCTGCACCGTCACCAACGCGACCGAACCCGTGCTGCGCGGCGCCTGGCTGAAGCCGGGCGCCTTCGTGGCGGCGATCGGCGCGCCTCGCCCCACCTGGCGGGAGCTCGACGACGAGGCCATGCGCAACCTGGTGATCGCGGACAGCCGGCACGCCGCCGAGCACGAGTCAGGCGACGTCATCCACTCCCGCGCTCCGATCCACGCCGAGCTCGGCGAGCTCCTCGGCGGGAAGGCACCGGCCCCGGGCGCCGGCCGCACCATCATCTTCAAGGCACTGGGTCAGGCGGTCGAGGATGCGGTCGCGGCGCACCTGGTCTACAGCGCGGCGCTGGCCGAACGGCACGCCGCCACGAACACGGGCGAGGGTTGA
- a CDS encoding NAD(P)/FAD-dependent oxidoreductase, with protein sequence METEDLRADVAIVGAGIAGASIAWWLTRMDPKLSVVLLERDTGFGSASSQLSASSIRQQFSTPVNIQMSRFGLQFLRDVPSLLAVEGEEVELGLTLPGYLFLASPAQAEALRAQNEIQRAHDARIELLEPDALAARFTWLNTADLALGTLGAGVEGWFDGPALHSAMLRSARAQGARLVRAEVTALEFEPGASSDSRRVAALRLADGRRVVCGQAVNAAGAWSRRLAATAGIELPVHARRRTVFVLSCPTSLPGCPLVIDPAGFWFRPEGRHFIFGTTPDPDADDLPLEPNLAEFDEEAWAALAHRVPAFESLRVERAWAGYYEMNLFDHNALLGLHPGFANLWCATGFSGHGMQQAPAAGRGIAELLLYGGFRTLDLSQLSVGRLAEGRRVLESNVIG encoded by the coding sequence GTGGAAACCGAAGATCTGCGCGCGGACGTCGCCATCGTCGGGGCCGGTATCGCTGGCGCCTCGATCGCCTGGTGGCTGACCCGCATGGACCCCAAGCTCTCGGTCGTGCTGCTCGAGCGGGATACCGGCTTCGGGTCCGCCTCCTCACAACTCTCGGCCAGTTCGATCCGCCAGCAGTTCAGCACGCCGGTCAACATCCAGATGTCGCGGTTCGGTCTGCAGTTCCTGCGCGACGTCCCCTCCCTGCTCGCCGTCGAGGGGGAGGAGGTGGAGCTCGGTCTGACCCTGCCCGGCTACCTGTTCCTGGCCTCGCCGGCACAGGCCGAGGCACTGCGCGCCCAGAACGAGATCCAGCGCGCTCATGACGCCCGCATCGAGCTGCTCGAGCCGGATGCGCTCGCCGCGCGCTTCACCTGGCTGAACACCGCCGATCTCGCGCTGGGCACGCTCGGTGCCGGTGTCGAGGGATGGTTCGACGGCCCCGCGTTGCACTCGGCGATGCTGCGCTCGGCGCGCGCCCAGGGCGCCCGGCTGGTGCGGGCCGAGGTGACGGCCCTCGAATTCGAGCCCGGCGCCTCGTCGGATTCGAGGAGGGTCGCCGCGCTGCGCCTGGCGGACGGCCGCAGGGTGGTCTGCGGGCAGGCGGTCAACGCGGCGGGTGCCTGGTCGAGGCGCCTGGCGGCAACGGCCGGCATCGAGCTGCCGGTCCATGCCCGCCGGCGGACGGTCTTCGTGCTGTCCTGCCCGACCTCCCTGCCTGGATGCCCGCTGGTCATCGACCCGGCGGGATTCTGGTTCCGGCCCGAGGGCCGGCACTTCATCTTCGGGACCACGCCTGACCCCGATGCCGACGACCTGCCGCTCGAGCCCAACCTGGCCGAGTTCGACGAGGAGGCGTGGGCGGCGCTCGCCCACCGTGTACCGGCCTTCGAGTCGTTGCGGGTCGAGCGCGCGTGGGCCGGCTACTACGAGATGAACCTGTTCGACCACAACGCGCTGCTGGGCCTCCATCCCGGCTTCGCGAACCTGTGGTGCGCCACCGGCTTCTCCGGGCACGGCATGCAGCAGGCCCCGGCCGCCGGCCGAGGGATCGCCGAGCTCCTGCTGTACGGCGGGTTCCGTACGCTCGACCTGTCCCAGCTCTCGGTCGGGCGGCTCGCCGAGGGCCGCCGGGTGCTCGAATCCAACGTGATCGGCTGA
- a CDS encoding aldehyde dehydrogenase family protein — MTHPILDVLGLSERNPGTYLGSGEWSGTSQDADIQVVNPSNGQPLARVSSASAEDYETLVRRAAQTFTAWRTMPAPRRGEAIRLCGEALRRHKDALGSLVSLEMGKIKAEGDGEVQEMIDIADFAVGQSRMLYGLSMHSERPGHRMYEQWHPLGLVGIISAFNFPVAVWAWNAFIAAVCGNISIWKPSPRTPLSAIASTRICNEALKAGGFPEVFFLLNDGGNALAQRLVDDPRIALMSFTGSTAVGRQVGARVAQRMGRSLLELGGNNAIIVDRTADLKLAIPAIVFGAVGTAGQRCTTTRRLIVHESILGDVVARLTAAYKQVEARIGDPLQPGTLMGPLIDAEAVRRFEAAVEKARASGGTVVSGGKALSGPGHFVLPTLITGVRPTDEVVQTETFAPILYVLPYRTLEEAIAIQNGVPQGLSSAVFTQELKVAEQFLSAAGSDCGIANVNIGTSGAEIGGAFGGEKETGGGRESGSDSWKAYMRRQTNTINYSDALPLAQGIKFDF; from the coding sequence ATGACCCACCCCATCCTCGACGTGCTCGGCCTGTCCGAGCGCAACCCCGGCACCTACCTCGGCAGCGGCGAGTGGTCCGGCACCTCCCAGGACGCCGACATCCAGGTCGTCAATCCGAGCAACGGCCAGCCCCTGGCCCGCGTGTCCTCGGCCAGCGCGGAGGATTACGAGACCCTCGTGCGCAGGGCGGCGCAGACCTTCACCGCGTGGCGCACGATGCCCGCGCCCAGACGCGGCGAGGCCATCCGCCTGTGCGGCGAGGCGCTGCGCCGGCACAAGGACGCGCTCGGCTCGCTCGTCTCGCTGGAGATGGGGAAGATCAAGGCCGAGGGTGACGGCGAAGTGCAGGAGATGATCGACATCGCCGACTTCGCGGTGGGCCAGTCGCGCATGCTGTACGGCCTGTCCATGCACTCCGAGCGCCCCGGCCACCGCATGTACGAGCAGTGGCATCCGCTGGGCCTCGTGGGCATCATCAGCGCCTTCAACTTCCCGGTCGCGGTGTGGGCCTGGAACGCGTTCATCGCCGCCGTCTGCGGCAACATCTCCATCTGGAAGCCCTCGCCCCGGACGCCGCTGTCGGCCATCGCCTCCACGCGCATCTGCAACGAGGCGCTGAAGGCGGGCGGCTTCCCGGAGGTGTTCTTCCTCCTCAACGACGGCGGCAACGCGCTGGCGCAGCGGCTGGTGGACGATCCGCGCATCGCGCTGATGAGCTTCACCGGCTCCACCGCCGTGGGCCGTCAGGTCGGTGCGCGCGTGGCCCAGCGGATGGGCAGGAGCCTGCTGGAGCTCGGTGGCAACAACGCCATCATCGTGGACCGCACCGCCGACCTGAAGCTGGCGATTCCGGCCATCGTGTTCGGAGCGGTGGGCACCGCCGGCCAGCGTTGCACCACCACGCGCCGGCTCATCGTGCACGAGTCCATCCTGGGCGACGTGGTGGCCCGGCTCACCGCCGCCTATAAGCAGGTCGAGGCCCGCATCGGCGACCCGCTCCAGCCCGGCACCCTCATGGGTCCGCTCATCGACGCGGAGGCCGTGCGGCGCTTCGAGGCCGCGGTGGAGAAGGCCCGGGCGTCCGGCGGCACCGTGGTGAGCGGGGGCAAGGCACTGAGCGGCCCGGGCCACTTCGTGCTGCCCACCCTCATCACCGGGGTCCGCCCCACCGACGAGGTGGTGCAGACCGAGACCTTCGCGCCCATCCTCTATGTCCTGCCGTACCGGACGCTGGAGGAGGCCATCGCCATCCAGAATGGCGTGCCGCAGGGCCTCTCCTCGGCCGTGTTCACGCAGGAGCTCAAGGTGGCCGAGCAGTTCCTGTCCGCGGCCGGCTCGGACTGCGGCATCGCCAATGTGAACATCGGCACCTCGGGCGCGGAGATTGGCGGCGCCTTCGGTGGCGAGAAGGAGACCGGCGGTGGACGCGAGTCCGGCTCCGACTCGTGGAAGGCCTACATGCGTCGGCAGACCAACACCATCAACTACTCCGACGCGCTGCCGCTCGCCCAGGGCATCAAGTTCGACTTCTGA